One Aphidius gifuensis isolate YNYX2018 linkage group LG5, ASM1490517v1, whole genome shotgun sequence genomic region harbors:
- the LOC122856476 gene encoding GATA zinc finger domain-containing protein 8, translating into MTTTKYRKSQMRPDYETGFRLLNDDHQQQQRYYHNVNNNYDYKNNNNQPLPRAPEPYKISSSSTTLSRAHRRSSFVIITENEQSNNHNEIIDNSPTNNINGHLKIPLSPSRIINRGRSSPFRPRGFKGPLPHAQSRPPSPPPSKPTHRRRYIKPKSLSQGNSPRKQSLIPQPRGGQITMRNKITIKQPSEGGHWDRRDNNKKIITNNNINTKIPRSNSLKFKLSQQQIRRPLIESTKTKLINNNNKQNKLLSNKIKPPKQAIKSPTKIPIRNSLLNHTNERFVQVANIDKNNINIDNKNSNNNSNEKLNNNDNLSPIVTDESSVIIAGNNSINNKNDKKNNDNLNDDIGLVDLLKQSSGASGTSSVVNAATTTAVQPLRIDASTILPQEVTEIKNIINNDKPDNSVNKLSIINNGGEKIIVVVKIKDNSNDNDEIKNTKLNSIDTNKQANNDTIDLHDSNNTNHKDNHQDIINKLNAIDNNNITEEKNKQDNQQTSSTTATTTTAIVKNDNSNINNSSNHGKHDSQVSLKSNDLSINSIDSIKSADTGVSLNTVRGVSSAREKHGTHVVNNNEEIETLSGNITKIDNENNEPAVIQVTNNTTGLNSIDDVDGNKNLTKIQKLRNWKNSIVKRYRERYRNMKCFHWNKINKQKKKNIEKTTNDPINLQKKKNICSRFTAAFCRNFRRKSKIAPAESTNCCRKDGGCCKFLCKKPSWCRWPSCCKSICSCSCCRRRDDEKSERSRSIRAKHSLTSIAPPQISAEQKSKIPEVLVEHSSVMRGAIPCLPVPLAWFCLIWNILLPGSGTIWSGIFNLCVGQPRFAVTTSARGRFGAFIVNIIVGISQLFTVLFCLVGWGWSIWWGVTMLRLARKWKRFKASEAINGDPESRDGGGVLPAPGVPVQALRGGERAR; encoded by the exons ATGACGACAACAAAATATCGAAAGAGCCAAATGAGGCCTGATTATGAAACGGGTTTTCgtttattaaatgatgatcatcaacaacaacaacgttACTATCACAATGTCAATAACAATTAcgattacaaaaataataataatcaaccaTTACCACGTGCACCAGAAccatataaaatatcatcatcatcaacaacattatcACGTGCCCATCGTCGTTCAAGTTTTGTTATAATAACTGAAAATGAACAATCAAACAATcacaatgaaataattgataattcaccaacaaataatattaatggacatttaaaaattccattatCACCATCAAGAATTATCAATCGTGGTAGATCATCACCATTTAGACCTCGTGGTTTCAAGGGACCATTGCCACATGCACAATCAAGACCACCAAGTCCACCACCATCAAAACCAACGCATCGTCGACGTTACATTAAACcaa AGTCACTTTCTCAAGGAAATAGCCCAAGAAAACAGTCACTTATACCACAACCCCGTGGTGGACAAATAACAATGcgtaataaaattacaattaaacaaCCAAGTGAAGGAGGACACTGGGATCgtcgtgataataataaaaaaattataacaaataataatataaatacaaaaataccacgttcaaattcattaaaatttaaattatcacaacAACAAATACGTCGTCCATTAATTGAATCAACTAAaaccaaattaataaataataataataaacaaaataaattattaagtaataaaataaaaccaccAAAACAAGCAATTAAATCACCAACAAAAATACCAATtagaaattcattattaaatcataCAAATGAACGTTTTGTTCAAGTTGccaatatagataaaaataatattaatattgataataaaaatagtaataataatagtaatgaaaaattaaataataatgataatttatcaccAATAGTAACTGATGAATCATCAGTAATTATTGCTGgtaataatagtataaataataaaaatgataaaaaaaataatgataatttaaatgatgatattggACTTGTTGATTTGCTTAAACAATCATCTGGTGCATCTGGTACATCAAGTGTTGTTAatgcagcaacaacaacagctgtACAACCATTACGTATTGATGCATCAACAATATTACCCCAAGAAGTaactgaaattaaaaatataataaataatgataaaccaGATAAtagtgttaataaattatcaataataaataatggtggtgaaaaaata attgttgttgtaaaaataaaagataatagtaatgataatgatgagattaaaaatacaaaattaaatagtattgATACTAATAAACAAGCAAATAATGATACTATTGATTTACATGATAGTAATAATACCAATCATAAAGATAATCATCaagatattataaataaattaaatgcaattgataataataatataactgaagaaaaaaataaacaggatAATCAacaaacatcatcaacaacagcaacaacaacaactgcaattgttaaaaatgataatagtaatattaataatagtagtaaTCATGGTAAACATGATAGTCAAGTATCATTGaaatcaaatgatttatcaataaattcaatagacAGTATTAAATCAGCAGATACTGGTGTTAGTTTAAATACAGTACGTGGTGTATCATCAGCAAGAGAAAAACATGGTACAcatgttgttaataataatgaagaaattGAAACATTAAGTGGAAATATaactaaaattgataatgaaaataatgaaccaGC TGTTATTCAGGTGACAAATAATACAACTggattaaattcaattgatgatgttgatggtaataaaaatttgacaaaaattcaaaaattacgtaattggaaaaattcaattgtcaAAAGATATCGTGAAAGATATAGAAATATGAAGTGTTTTCAttggaataaaattaataaacagaaaaaaaaaaatattgaaaaaacaacaaatgatccaattaatttacaaaaaaaaaaaaatatttgttcaaGATTTACGGCTGCTTTTTGCAg aaatTTTCGTAGAAAATCTAAAATAGCACCAGCTGAATCGACAAATTGCTGCAGAAAAGATGGTggttgttgtaaatttttatgcaAAAAACCAAGTTGGTGTAGATGGCCAAGTTGTTGTAAATCAATTTGCAGTTGTTCATGTTGTCGAAGacgtgatgatgaaaaaagtgAAAGATCAAGAAGTATACGTGCCAAACACAGCTTGACCAGTATAGCACCACCCCAAATATCAgcg gaacAAAAATCCAAGATACCAGAGGTACTGGTGGAGCATAGTTCTGTTATGCGTGGAGCTATTCCATGTCTTCCAGTGCCCTTGGCATGGTTCTGTTTAATCTGGAATATACTACTTCCTGGTTCAg GAACAATTTGGAgtggtatatttaatttatgcgTTGGTCAACCACGTTTTGCTGTGACAACAAGTGCTAGAGGAAGATTTGGtgcttttattgttaatattattgttggtaTTAGTCAATTATTTACTGTACTATTTTGTCTTGTTGGCTGGGGTTGGAGCATCTGGTGGGGTGTCACCATGCTACGTCTTGCAA gAAAGTGGAAAAGGTTCAAGGCTTCAGAGGCAATAAATGGTGACCCAGAATCACGTGACGGTGGTGGAGTCTTACCTGCACCTGGAGTTCCAGTACAAGCTCTAAGAGGTGGTGAACGTGCACgttga
- the LOC122857771 gene encoding myosin-G heavy chain-like — MSEKCKECGCDCKTCYKHEKLGKRNSDIHLHAEIENLHRTLAEKNNHIVKMETQFLNDADRFPNGELASIREELRTCQDKFNRLFDAHKRIQKINQNLEDKLLVIVDKCETEKGAFTKDIATLSHRLADANYTIHRLSQDNSKYRNDVNLAIQLLQCKPSNFVGQKYDSLPSEVQAKVKTYISQKRRSSDMSPVDVKSITVPISTFPPTAMVYNISKQNIEKHSDDESDDNKSPIDIVSSSIMAKVLEDRERERIFAKHCDTCVCHKTILMVDSECQTIVPPPLSSTTISKTTSTPMTTMNYQDNNTDDDDIDNNYVKKNQINGYTPIRQSASQTKIQINEKNIQKLQTIKLKSKLNKQTSELHTPLLKNNTNDDKLLLLKNMNDNVDYDVEPIDIINDRLWKNSWIDNKKLIDNKLLTNDNNNLIKQQKNDETSIDVINERVWIKSSLPSSSTPTPTATRTSRTTRKTTINNNSNNKLTHIEVKNIADGHELTTTTSPSFSSDSIVISSSEPSSSSSDLLHINNKKLNTNNNSLRINQCDKHELLSKNILLDNARNNYDNVVYTSSGSLSESVNFPIKSTTALVHHNNNNTNNNKLTRTLSTSSDETFPTLPHDAGQLQRVAEWVKSSVSNPTTTTTSTTSSSKKIIKNKPLHTLIDIPADSTVDRKKNQASTSCTTTDIDNKFLNKNNVLLKNDNNSSVKDLITFDSTNEDEADLICQDKNLDSFKKNDYEVKMTKEMKDTYLTLAACLDPVSLSLSTSCTNSNLTIENYRKDHKKNQLLQKNYDKNESTT, encoded by the exons atgtcAGAAAAGTGCAAg GAGTGTGGTTGTGACTGCAAAACATGttataaacatgaaaaattaggTAAACGTAATAGTGATATACATTTACAtgctgaaattgaaaatttacatcGAACATTGGCtgagaaaaataatcatattgttaaaatggaaactcaatttttaaatgatgctGATAGATTTCCAAATGGTGAATTAGCATCAATTAGAGAAGAATTACGTACATgtcaagataaatttaatcgTTTATTTGATGCACATAaaagaatacaaaaaattaatcaaaatcttgaagataaattattagtaattgttgataaatgtGAGACTGAAAAAGGTGCCTTTACCAAGGACATTGCAACACTGTCACATAGATTAGCTGATGCTAATTATACAATTCATAGATTATCTCAAGAcaat TCAAAATATAGGAATGATGTCAACTTGGCAATACAATTACTTCAATGTAAACCATCAAATTTCGTTGGACAAAAATATGATTcg ctACCAAGTGAAGTACAAGCAAAAGTTAAAACTTATATATCACAAAAACGTCGTTCAAGTGATATGTCACCAGTTGATGTTAAAAGTATAACAGTACCAATATCAACATTTCCACCAACAGCAATGGTTTACAATATAAGcaaacaaaatattgaaaaacacAGTGATGATGAgagtgatgataataaatcacCAATTGACattgtatcatcatcaataatggCTAAAGTATTGGAAGATCGTGAACGTGAAAGAATATTTGCAAAACATTGTGACACATGTGTTTGtcataaaacaatattaatggTTGATTCTGAATGTCAAACAATAGTACCACcaccattatcatcaacaacaatatcaaaaaCAACATCAACTCCAATGACAACAATGAATTATCAAGATAATAACACTGATGacgatgatattgataataattatgttaaaaaaaatcaaataaatggcTATACACCAATTCGTCAATCAGCAAGCCAAACAAAAAtccaaataaatgaaaaaaatatacaaaaactacaaacaattaaactaaaaagtaaactaaataaacaaacaagtgAATTACATACAccattactaaaaaataatacaaatgatgataaattattattgctaaaaaatatgaatgacaATGTTGATTATGACGTTGAACCAATTGACATTATCAATGATAGATTATGGAAAAATTCAtggattgataataaaaaattaattgataataaattattaacaaatgataataataatttaattaaacaacaaaaaaatgatgaaacatCTATTGATGTTATTAATGAAAGAGTATGGATTAAATCAtcattaccatcatcatcaacaccaacaccaacagCAACAAGAACATCaagaacaacaagaaaaacaacgattaataataatagtaataataaattgactcatattgaagttaaaaatattgctgatgGACATGAATTAACAACAACGACAAGTCCAAGTTTCAGTAGTGATAGTATTGTTATATCAAGTTCAGAACCATCAAGTAGTTCAAGTGATCttttacatattaataataaaaaattaaatactaataataatagcttACGTATTAATCAATGTGATAAACatgaattattatctaaaaatatattattagataatgcacgtaataattatgataatgttGTTTATACAAGTTCTGGTAGTTTAAGTGAAAGTGTTAATTTtccaattaaatcaacaacagcattggtacatcataataataataatactaataataataaattaacaagaaCATTATCAACAAGTAGTGATGAAACATTTCCAACACTTCCACATGATGCTGGACAATTACAACGAGTTGCTGAATGGGTTAAATCATCAGTTAGTAAtcccacaacaacaacaacatcaacaacttcatcatctaaaaaaataataaaaaataaaccattacATACACTTATTGATATACCAGCTGATTCAAcagttgatagaaaaaaaaatcaagcatCAACATCATGCACAACAactgatattgataataaatttttaaataaaaataatgttttattgaaaaatgataataatagtagtgTCAAAGATTTAATAACATTTGATTCGACAAATGAAGATGAGGCTGATTTAATAtgtcaagataaaaatttagatagttttaaaaaaaatgattatgaaGTTAAAATGACTAAAGAAATGAAAGATACATATTTAACATTAGCAGCATGTTTAGATCCAGTATCATTGAGTTTATCAACATCATGtacaaattcaaatttaactattgaaaattatcgtaaagatcataaaaaaaatcaattgttacaaaaaaactatgataaaaatgaatcaacaacataa
- the LOC122857768 gene encoding hepatocyte growth factor-regulated tyrosine kinase substrate isoform X2, with the protein MMSNTAPEWADGDDCHRCRVSFNYIQRKHHCRACGQVFCAQCSNKKSMLPKFGIEKEVRVCEACFDKINSKPSTASTKETDLPVEYLSSSLAQQQQVPNRKTPEEVQEEEELALALALSQSEAEEKEKQKKRMTNAYKINSSLINKTTYSPPSSPAPPSPLLTNKKDQQQQQSHQQQQQDDSQVDPELARYMNRKYWEQREASISDEQSRQRTDVTSPSAPNISSPMPQRLVATDKSDNNDDIENMDEFVAHLRSQVEIFVNRMKSNSSRGRSISNDSFFQNLFMTISTMHSRLLKHIREHDDTRVMYEGLQDKLAQVKDARAALDALREEHRDRLRRDAEEAERLKQMQMAQKLDIMRKKKQEYLQYQRELALQKIQERERELQMRQEQQKQQYIMGSYQPVGNYIGPNQQGSPIHQLHYHHQQQQQPPNNFNQMSPTTNQGLYAYGQGQIGNYPMQNYGMPSINQMGQQQQQQHMMAGMANQQEHQTAQLAGNEAIQQQQQSQPQQQPPQQQGIMSQQIQNNQNHPQMTQLSGPGHQMVMPTGHPSTGPSQLSQIPQVGHQQAPGHIANQINMQHPQGMPTGPQGMPLVQGNIPTGPHIIHSGQGIPSGAQNIPSGPHSIQQGPHSIQQGPHTIQQGPHSIQQGPHSIQQGPHSIQQRPQGVTQISQGQMTHGPQGPITHRPQQGHIMTTGNQGIPIGTQNIQTGQQITQHPPIGNIGTINVNPGHQAIVQGQIPQILPFQPQPQQQQQQKQQNVTTIGESIRPLQDIKTSGDDTAELISFD; encoded by the exons ATGATGTCCA ATACTGCACCAGAATGGGCTGATGGTGATGATTGTCATCGTTGTAGagtatcatttaattatatacaacGTAAACATCATTGTCGTGCATGTGGACAAGTTTTTTGTGCTCaatgttcaaataaaaaatcaatgttaCCAAAATTTGGTATTGAAAAAGAAGTTAGAGTTTGTGAAGcttgttttgataaaataaatag caaGCCAAGTACAGCAAGTACAAAAGAAACTGATTTACCAGTTGAATATTTAAGTAGTTCATTggcacaacaacaacaggtaCCAAATCGTAAAACACCTGAGGAAGtacaagaagaagaagaacttGCACTTGCACTTGCATTGAGTCAAAGTGAagctgaagaaaaagaaaaacaaaaaaaacgtatgacaaatgcatataaaataaattcatcattaataaataaaacaacatattcaccaccatcatcaccagCACCACCAAGTCcattattgacaaataaaaaagaccaacaacaacaacaatcacatcaacaacaacaacaagatgaTTCACAAGTTGATCCAGAATTAGCACGTTATATGAATCGTAAATATTGGGAACAACGTGAAGCATCAATAAGTGATGAACAATCACGTCAAAGAACAGATGTAACAAGTCCATCAGCACCAAATATTAGTAGTCCAATGCCACAGAGATTAGTTGCAACTGATAAatcagataataatgatgatattgaaaatatgGATGAATTTGTAGCTCATTTACGTTCACaagttgaaatatttgtaaatcGTATGAAAAGTAATTCATCACGTGGACGTTCAATATCAAATGATagcttttttcaaaatttatttatgacaaTATCAACAATGCATTCACGTTTATTAAAACATATTAGAGAACATGATGATACACGTGTTATGTATGAAGGTTTACAAGATAAATTAGCACAAGTTAAAGATGCACGTGCTGCACTTGATGCATTAAGAGAAGAACATCGTGATAGATTACGTCGTGATGCTGAAGAAGCTGAACGTTTAAAACAAATGCAAATGGCAcaaaaacttgatattatgagaaaaaagaaacaagaatatttacaatatcaaCGTGAATTAGcattacaaaaaattcaagaacgTGAAAGAGAATTACAAATGCGTCaagaacaacaaaaacaacaatatattatgGGTAGTTATCAACCGGTTGGTAATTATATTGGACCTAATCAACAAGGTTCACCAATACATCAAttacattatcatcatcaacaacagcaacagcctCCTAATAATTTTAACCAAATGTCACCAACAACAAATCAAGGTCTTTATGCATATGGACAAGGACAAATTGGTAATTATCCAATGCAAAATTATGGCATGCCATCAATTAATCAAATgggacaacaacaacaacaacaacacatgATGGCTGGTATGGCAAATCAACAAGAGCATCAAACTGCTCAATTGGCTGGCAATGAAgcaattcaacaacaacaacaatcacaaccacaacaacaaccaccacAGCAACAAGGAATTATGTcacaacaaatacaaaataatcaaaatcatCCACAAATGACACAATTAAGTGGTCCTGGACACCAAATGGTAATGCCTACTGGTCATCCATCAACTGGACCATCACAGCTATCTCAAATTCCACAAGTTGGTCATCAACAAGCACCAGGACATATTGCCAATCAAATAAACATGCAACATCCTCAAGGTATGCCAACTGGACCACAAGGTATGCCTTTGGTTCAAGGTAATATACCAACTGGACCTCATATTATACATTCTGGTCAAGGTATTCCATCTGGAGCTCAAAATATTCCAAGTGGTCCTCATAGCATACAACAAGGACCTCATAGCATTCAACAAGGTCCTCATACTATACAACAAGGACCTCATAGTATACAACAAGGACCTCATAGCATACAACAAGGACCTCATAGCATACAACAAAGACCACAAGGAGTTACACAAATATCACAAGGACAAATGACCCATGGACCTCAGGGTCCAATAACACATAGACCACAGCAAGGTCATATTATGACAACTGGTAATCAAGGTATTCCAATTGGAACACAAAATATTCAAACTGGACAACAAATTACACAACATCCACCAATTGGAAATATTGGTACGATTAATGTTAATCCAGGACATCAGGCTATTGTTCAAGGACAAATACCACAAATATTACCATTCCAGCcacaaccacaacaacaacagcaacaaaaacaacaaaatgttACAACAATTGGTGAATCAATAAGACCACTCCAAGATATAAAGACTTCTGGTGATGACACTGCTGAGCTCATCtcttttgattaa
- the LOC122857768 gene encoding hepatocyte growth factor-regulated tyrosine kinase substrate isoform X1, which yields MFRTPHFDKLLEKATSNLHLEPDWPTILQICDLIRQNDVQPKVALAAIQKKITNANPHIAYFGLLVLESCVKNCGSLMHEEIGTKQYMEQLKDIVKTSTHENLKKKILELIQAWAFAFRNSPKYTAIKDTVTIMKAEGYEFPLLKESDAMFSADTAPEWADGDDCHRCRVSFNYIQRKHHCRACGQVFCAQCSNKKSMLPKFGIEKEVRVCEACFDKINSKPSTASTKETDLPVEYLSSSLAQQQQVPNRKTPEEVQEEEELALALALSQSEAEEKEKQKKRMTNAYKINSSLINKTTYSPPSSPAPPSPLLTNKKDQQQQQSHQQQQQDDSQVDPELARYMNRKYWEQREASISDEQSRQRTDVTSPSAPNISSPMPQRLVATDKSDNNDDIENMDEFVAHLRSQVEIFVNRMKSNSSRGRSISNDSFFQNLFMTISTMHSRLLKHIREHDDTRVMYEGLQDKLAQVKDARAALDALREEHRDRLRRDAEEAERLKQMQMAQKLDIMRKKKQEYLQYQRELALQKIQERERELQMRQEQQKQQYIMGSYQPVGNYIGPNQQGSPIHQLHYHHQQQQQPPNNFNQMSPTTNQGLYAYGQGQIGNYPMQNYGMPSINQMGQQQQQQHMMAGMANQQEHQTAQLAGNEAIQQQQQSQPQQQPPQQQGIMSQQIQNNQNHPQMTQLSGPGHQMVMPTGHPSTGPSQLSQIPQVGHQQAPGHIANQINMQHPQGMPTGPQGMPLVQGNIPTGPHIIHSGQGIPSGAQNIPSGPHSIQQGPHSIQQGPHTIQQGPHSIQQGPHSIQQGPHSIQQRPQGVTQISQGQMTHGPQGPITHRPQQGHIMTTGNQGIPIGTQNIQTGQQITQHPPIGNIGTINVNPGHQAIVQGQIPQILPFQPQPQQQQQQKQQNVTTIGESIRPLQDIKTSGDDTAELISFD from the exons atgtttcgTACACcacattttgataaattacttG AAAAAGCTACAAGTAATTTACATTTAGAGCCAGATTGGCCAACAATACTCCAAATATGTGATCTCATACGTCAAAATGATGTCCA GCCAAAAGTAGCACTAGCagcaatacaaaaaaaaataacaaatgcaaATCCTCATATTGCATATTTTGGTTTATTGGTACTTGAATCATGTGTTAAAAATTGTGGTAGTTTAATGCATGAAGAAATTGGTACAAAACAATATATGGAACAACTTAAAGATATTGTTAAAACATCaacacatgaaaatttaaaaaaaaaaatacttgaattaataCAAGCATGGGCATTTGCATTTAGAAATAGTCCAAAATATACAGCAATTAAAGATACTGTAACAATAATGAAAGCTGAAGGCTATGAATTTCcattattaaaagaaagtGATGCAATGTTTTCAGCAGATACTGCACCAGAATGGGCTGATGGTGATGATTGTCATCGTTGTAGagtatcatttaattatatacaacGTAAACATCATTGTCGTGCATGTGGACAAGTTTTTTGTGCTCaatgttcaaataaaaaatcaatgttaCCAAAATTTGGTATTGAAAAAGAAGTTAGAGTTTGTGAAGcttgttttgataaaataaatag caaGCCAAGTACAGCAAGTACAAAAGAAACTGATTTACCAGTTGAATATTTAAGTAGTTCATTggcacaacaacaacaggtaCCAAATCGTAAAACACCTGAGGAAGtacaagaagaagaagaacttGCACTTGCACTTGCATTGAGTCAAAGTGAagctgaagaaaaagaaaaacaaaaaaaacgtatgacaaatgcatataaaataaattcatcattaataaataaaacaacatattcaccaccatcatcaccagCACCACCAAGTCcattattgacaaataaaaaagaccaacaacaacaacaatcacatcaacaacaacaacaagatgaTTCACAAGTTGATCCAGAATTAGCACGTTATATGAATCGTAAATATTGGGAACAACGTGAAGCATCAATAAGTGATGAACAATCACGTCAAAGAACAGATGTAACAAGTCCATCAGCACCAAATATTAGTAGTCCAATGCCACAGAGATTAGTTGCAACTGATAAatcagataataatgatgatattgaaaatatgGATGAATTTGTAGCTCATTTACGTTCACaagttgaaatatttgtaaatcGTATGAAAAGTAATTCATCACGTGGACGTTCAATATCAAATGATagcttttttcaaaatttatttatgacaaTATCAACAATGCATTCACGTTTATTAAAACATATTAGAGAACATGATGATACACGTGTTATGTATGAAGGTTTACAAGATAAATTAGCACAAGTTAAAGATGCACGTGCTGCACTTGATGCATTAAGAGAAGAACATCGTGATAGATTACGTCGTGATGCTGAAGAAGCTGAACGTTTAAAACAAATGCAAATGGCAcaaaaacttgatattatgagaaaaaagaaacaagaatatttacaatatcaaCGTGAATTAGcattacaaaaaattcaagaacgTGAAAGAGAATTACAAATGCGTCaagaacaacaaaaacaacaatatattatgGGTAGTTATCAACCGGTTGGTAATTATATTGGACCTAATCAACAAGGTTCACCAATACATCAAttacattatcatcatcaacaacagcaacagcctCCTAATAATTTTAACCAAATGTCACCAACAACAAATCAAGGTCTTTATGCATATGGACAAGGACAAATTGGTAATTATCCAATGCAAAATTATGGCATGCCATCAATTAATCAAATgggacaacaacaacaacaacaacacatgATGGCTGGTATGGCAAATCAACAAGAGCATCAAACTGCTCAATTGGCTGGCAATGAAgcaattcaacaacaacaacaatcacaaccacaacaacaaccaccacAGCAACAAGGAATTATGTcacaacaaatacaaaataatcaaaatcatCCACAAATGACACAATTAAGTGGTCCTGGACACCAAATGGTAATGCCTACTGGTCATCCATCAACTGGACCATCACAGCTATCTCAAATTCCACAAGTTGGTCATCAACAAGCACCAGGACATATTGCCAATCAAATAAACATGCAACATCCTCAAGGTATGCCAACTGGACCACAAGGTATGCCTTTGGTTCAAGGTAATATACCAACTGGACCTCATATTATACATTCTGGTCAAGGTATTCCATCTGGAGCTCAAAATATTCCAAGTGGTCCTCATAGCATACAACAAGGACCTCATAGCATTCAACAAGGTCCTCATACTATACAACAAGGACCTCATAGTATACAACAAGGACCTCATAGCATACAACAAGGACCTCATAGCATACAACAAAGACCACAAGGAGTTACACAAATATCACAAGGACAAATGACCCATGGACCTCAGGGTCCAATAACACATAGACCACAGCAAGGTCATATTATGACAACTGGTAATCAAGGTATTCCAATTGGAACACAAAATATTCAAACTGGACAACAAATTACACAACATCCACCAATTGGAAATATTGGTACGATTAATGTTAATCCAGGACATCAGGCTATTGTTCAAGGACAAATACCACAAATATTACCATTCCAGCcacaaccacaacaacaacagcaacaaaaacaacaaaatgttACAACAATTGGTGAATCAATAAGACCACTCCAAGATATAAAGACTTCTGGTGATGACACTGCTGAGCTCATCtcttttgattaa
- the LOC122857805 gene encoding dynein light chain Tctex-type protein 2B-like produces MSMIKEKNISKQSVGDGNRSGSRPGTRRNSAVGSAYGSSTASLLWGTRNSIAFKTGRGGFKVPRYQNTYQLESLNPLKISVIDKILSNVMNEQLKNIQKYDPVVANKLSRDMGMEIRKQIFKKNFTRYKYIVSITIIEKQNQAVNFGMGFLWDHERDNYSKYVFENPNYYAIGVVAGVYYE; encoded by the exons atgtcaatga ttaaagaaaaaaatatatcaaaacaaTCAGTTGGAGATGGTAACAGATCAGGAAGTCGACCTGGTACCAGAAGAAATTCAGCTGTTGGAAGTGCATATGGAAGCAGTACAGCATCATTATTATGGGGAACAAGAAATAGCATTGCATTTAAAACTGGCAGAGGAGGATTtaag GTACCAAGATATCAAAATACATATCAACTTGAATCATTAAatccattaaaaatatcagtaattgataaaatattgtcaaatgTTATGAAtgagcaattaaaaaatatacaaaaatatgatCCAGTTGTTGCTAATAAATTATCCAGAGACATGGGAATGGAAATAcgtaaacaaatatttaaaaaaaatttcactag atacaaatatattgtgtcaataacaataattgaaaaacaaaatcaagcTGTTAATTTTGGTATGGGATTTTTGTGGGATCATGAACGAGATAATTATTCGAAATATGTTTTTGAAAATCCAAATTATTATGCAATTGGTGTTGTTGCTGGtgtttattatgaataa